The stretch of DNA CCTGATCAAATTTCAGCCACAAAAAAGCCCGCATCGCTGCGGGCTTTTCATTAACGCGTAAGGCTTAGTTAACCTTGGCGTTCAACTCACCTTTCAGGTAACGCTGGTACATCGCTTCCAACGAGATCGGCTTGATCTTCGAAGCGTTGCCCGCAGTACCGAAGGCTTCATAACGCGCGATACACACGTCACGCATGGCCGTCACGGTAGCGCCGAAGAATTTACGTGGGTCAAATTCGCTCGGGTTGGTGGCCATCAGGCGACGCATCGCACCGGTGGAGGCCAGGCGCAGGTCGGTGTCGATGTTGACCTTGCGCACGCCGTACTTGATGCCTTCGACGATTTCTTCAACCGGCACGCCGTAGGTTTCTTTGATGTCGCCGCCGTACTGGTTGATGATCGCCAGCCACTCTTGCGGTACCGAGGAAGAACCGTGCATCACCAGGTGGGTGTTCGGGATGCGCTTGTGGATTTCCTTGATGCGGTCGATGGCCAACACGTCGCCGGTAGGTGGCTTGGTGAATTTGTAGGCGCCGTGGCTGGTGCCGATGGCGATGGCCAGGGCGTCAACCTGGGTCTTTTTCACGAAGTCGGCGGCTTCTTCCGGATCGGTCAGCATTTGGCTGTGATCCAGTACGCCTTCGGCGCCGATACCGTCTTCTTCACCGGCCATGCCGGTTTCCAGGGAACCCAGGCAGCCCAGTTCGCCTTCAACCGAAACGCCACAGGCGTGAGCCATGGCCACGGTTTGTTGGGTGACGCGTACGTTGTATTCGTAGTCGGTCGGGGTCTTGCCGTCTTCGCCCAGGGAACCGTCCATCATTACCGAGCTGAAGCCCAACTGGATGGAGCGCTGGCACACGTCAGGGCTGGTGCCGTGGTCCTGGTGCATGCACACCGGGATGTGCGGGAATTCTTCGATCGCGGCGAGGATCAGGTGACGCAGGAACGGGGCACCGGCGTATTTGCGCGCGCCGGCCGAAGCCTGGACGATCACTGGAGAGTCAGTCTTGTCAGCGGCTTCCATGATGGCGCGCATCTGCTCAAGGTTGTTGACGTTGAAGGCTGGAACGCCATAGCCGAATTCGGCTGCGTGGTCCAACATCTGGCGCATGCTGATAAGTGCCATTGTGAGTCTCTCTCCCGGTCGAGGGTCGTTAATCGTGCAAGCCTGCCGTAGCGGCGGCTGCTATTCAAGTTATTGAAGGTCAGGCTTTCAAAGCCTGCCCTGCTTAATCGTTAAACCTGTCTGCAGGACCCGGCTTGCCGGCGATGGCGGCTGACGCTATCGCCGGCAAGCCGGCTCCTACAGGTGATCGCGGCGTGTTATTGCGCTTTACAGCCACGCCCGATCAAATCATCGGTGGCAACCCAGTAAACCAGGCCTTCCTCACCTTTTGTGTGAAACGCCAACTGGCCGTCGCTGTACAGCACGCCCGAGGCCGCCACATCCTGCTTGAGGCGATACACCTGGTCCGAGCCGCCGAGGCGCACATCCACCTGGGTGCGGGCCTGGTCGGCAAACCGCCAGTTGACTT from Pseudomonas sp. NC02 encodes:
- the fba gene encoding class II fructose-bisphosphate aldolase (catalyzes the reversible aldol condensation of dihydroxyacetonephosphate and glyceraldehyde 3-phosphate in the Calvin cycle, glycolysis, and/or gluconeogenesis): MALISMRQMLDHAAEFGYGVPAFNVNNLEQMRAIMEAADKTDSPVIVQASAGARKYAGAPFLRHLILAAIEEFPHIPVCMHQDHGTSPDVCQRSIQLGFSSVMMDGSLGEDGKTPTDYEYNVRVTQQTVAMAHACGVSVEGELGCLGSLETGMAGEEDGIGAEGVLDHSQMLTDPEEAADFVKKTQVDALAIAIGTSHGAYKFTKPPTGDVLAIDRIKEIHKRIPNTHLVMHGSSSVPQEWLAIINQYGGDIKETYGVPVEEIVEGIKYGVRKVNIDTDLRLASTGAMRRLMATNPSEFDPRKFFGATVTAMRDVCIARYEAFGTAGNASKIKPISLEAMYQRYLKGELNAKVN
- a CDS encoding MliC family protein, producing MKGVFALAALALLAGCTNLNMFDKKAEPADKWTTWTCDSQAQVNWRFADQARTQVDVRLGGSDQVYRLKQDVAASGVLYSDGQLAFHTKGEEGLVYWVATDDLIGRGCKAQ